From a region of the Octopus sinensis linkage group LG18, ASM634580v1, whole genome shotgun sequence genome:
- the LOC115221783 gene encoding F-box only protein 15 isoform X1 — MEPPTCKTAGLASKGSTAANVRDYLSKHKLPVITRPKVTNNSKTALSGSSTVTNTQLSDSVCPGKSRSKCKYRQTSIETFPDEILFKIFKYLPILDLLTCSLVNKHWCIIATDNLLWQDIYHKYVGLLDKKETQSCQEQGYWKKLCISKTVDLRNHKVLSLLRKVHLYTGLVKNTEAAIRKAGITWRLCLGSAESNSGKWKHCVKSQYCHELHCQDMFFHSMSVVVCFSGYNAPPLNSINTVHVFSINPIFFHKDGRPVLDGPHQKSLLLEISHNFDWSKQLSVDNIIGSDNIVTLHHIPLQGLLFATWKEGGELSFIVACFHFHKLVQRCLLGTSSRPYIPSFPNVLEDDIDPTFGLHHYQLTLELSGMQTSYYLQHFNGLQCQLGNISEGHAHFIVIKPENSYDYTPLSSKLNLSWKTDSLKGVVQDVCLLHITVLEEREEIFWSVSTPVRYQEKKTNDAPSFDLDTGCTRYISYKDDRGQLYMEMNKCEDGRVYVTNLQLSLSLDAVNQWFGTSYT, encoded by the exons ATGGAGCCACCCACATGCAAAACGGCAGGATTAGCGAGCAAGGGGTCCACTGCTGCCAACGTACGGGATTACCTCTCCAAACATAAGCTCCCTGTTATCACAAG ACCCAAGGTGACTAATAACTCCAAGACTGCACTAAGCGGTAGCAGTACAGTAACAAACACTCAATTATCAGATTCCGTGTGTCCAGGAAAATCCCGTTCCAAATGTAAATATCGACAAACATCTATCGAAAC ttttccagACGAAATTCTATTTAAAATCTTCAAATATTTACCAATCCTTGACCTGTTGACGTGCTCACTTGTTAATAAACATTGGTGTATAATTGCCACTGATAA CTTGCTTTGGCAAGATATTTACCATAAATATGTTGGACTGTTGGATAAAAAGGAAACTCAATCATGCCAAGAACAAGGTTACTGGAAAAAACTATGCATTAGCAA AACTGTAGATCTTCGAAATCACAAAGTCCTCTCTCTCCTAAGGAAAGTTCATTTATATACAGGCTTGGTCAAAAATACAGAAGCTGCCATTAG AAAAGCAGGAATTACTTGGAGACTTTGTCTTGGTAGTGCTGAGTCAAATTCTGGTAAATGGAAGCACTGTGTTAAAAGTCAATACTGCCATGAATTACATTGTCAAGATATGTTCTTCCACTCCATGTCTGTGGTAGTCTGCTTCTCTGGTTACAACGCACCACCTCTCAACTCCATTAATACAGTCCACGTGTTCTCCATTAACCCAATTTTCTTTCACAAAGATGGCCGACCTGTGTTAGATGG aCCTCATCAGAAATCTCTGTTGTTGGAAATATCCCATAATTTTGATTGGTCAAAACAGCTTTCTGTAGATAATATCATTGGAAGTGACAACATAGTAACCCTACATCACATCCCTCTCCAGGGTCTTCTATTTGCCACGTGGAAA GAGGGTGGAGAGTTGTCTTTCATTGTTGCTTGCTTCCACTTCCATAAACTTGTTCAAAGATGTCTTCTTGGCACCAGTTCACG ACCATACATTCCATCATTTCCCAATGTGCTCGAAGATGACATTGATCCAACATTCG GTCTCCATCACTATCAGCTGACATTAGAACTCTCTGGCATGCAGACTTCATATTACCTACAACATTTCAACGGATTACAGTGTCAGCTTGGCAACATAA GTGAAGGTCATGCCCATTTCATCGTTATCAAACCAGAAAACAGTTATGACTacacaccattatcatcaaaGCTTAATTTAAGTTGGAAAACAGACTCTCTGAAAGGGGTTGTGCAG GACGTGTGTTTGTTGCATATAACGGTTttagaggaaagagaagaaatattttggaGTGTTAG CACTCCTGTCAGATATCAAGAAAAGAAAACCAATGATG CCCCAAGTTTTGATTTGGACACTGGATGCACACGGTATATTTCTTATAAAGACGATCGCGGTCAACTCTACATGGAAATGAACAAA
- the LOC115221783 gene encoding F-box only protein 15 isoform X2: MEPPTCKTAGLASKGSTAANVRDYLSKHKLPVITRPKVTNNSKTALSGSSTVTNTQLSDSVCPGKSRSKCKYRQTSIETFPDEILFKIFKYLPILDLLTCSLVNKHWCIIATDNLLWQDIYHKYVGLLDKKETQSCQEQGYWKKLCISKTVDLRNHKVLSLLRKVHLYTGLVKNTEAAIRKAGITWRLCLGSAESNSGKWKHCVKSQYCHELHCQDMFFHSMSVVVCFSGYNAPPLNSINTVHVFSINPIFFHKDGRPVLDGPHQKSLLLEISHNFDWSKQLSVDNIIGSDNIVTLHHIPLQGLLFATWKEGGELSFIVACFHFHKLVQRCLLGTSSRPYIPSFPNVLEDDIDPTFGLHHYQLTLELSGMQTSYYLQHFNGLQCQLGNISEGHAHFIVIKPENSYDYTPLSSKLNLSWKTDSLKGVVQVCSLYYISFFFFTILYFIHFNIEICT, from the exons ATGGAGCCACCCACATGCAAAACGGCAGGATTAGCGAGCAAGGGGTCCACTGCTGCCAACGTACGGGATTACCTCTCCAAACATAAGCTCCCTGTTATCACAAG ACCCAAGGTGACTAATAACTCCAAGACTGCACTAAGCGGTAGCAGTACAGTAACAAACACTCAATTATCAGATTCCGTGTGTCCAGGAAAATCCCGTTCCAAATGTAAATATCGACAAACATCTATCGAAAC ttttccagACGAAATTCTATTTAAAATCTTCAAATATTTACCAATCCTTGACCTGTTGACGTGCTCACTTGTTAATAAACATTGGTGTATAATTGCCACTGATAA CTTGCTTTGGCAAGATATTTACCATAAATATGTTGGACTGTTGGATAAAAAGGAAACTCAATCATGCCAAGAACAAGGTTACTGGAAAAAACTATGCATTAGCAA AACTGTAGATCTTCGAAATCACAAAGTCCTCTCTCTCCTAAGGAAAGTTCATTTATATACAGGCTTGGTCAAAAATACAGAAGCTGCCATTAG AAAAGCAGGAATTACTTGGAGACTTTGTCTTGGTAGTGCTGAGTCAAATTCTGGTAAATGGAAGCACTGTGTTAAAAGTCAATACTGCCATGAATTACATTGTCAAGATATGTTCTTCCACTCCATGTCTGTGGTAGTCTGCTTCTCTGGTTACAACGCACCACCTCTCAACTCCATTAATACAGTCCACGTGTTCTCCATTAACCCAATTTTCTTTCACAAAGATGGCCGACCTGTGTTAGATGG aCCTCATCAGAAATCTCTGTTGTTGGAAATATCCCATAATTTTGATTGGTCAAAACAGCTTTCTGTAGATAATATCATTGGAAGTGACAACATAGTAACCCTACATCACATCCCTCTCCAGGGTCTTCTATTTGCCACGTGGAAA GAGGGTGGAGAGTTGTCTTTCATTGTTGCTTGCTTCCACTTCCATAAACTTGTTCAAAGATGTCTTCTTGGCACCAGTTCACG ACCATACATTCCATCATTTCCCAATGTGCTCGAAGATGACATTGATCCAACATTCG GTCTCCATCACTATCAGCTGACATTAGAACTCTCTGGCATGCAGACTTCATATTACCTACAACATTTCAACGGATTACAGTGTCAGCTTGGCAACATAA GTGAAGGTCATGCCCATTTCATCGTTATCAAACCAGAAAACAGTTATGACTacacaccattatcatcaaaGCTTAATTTAAGTTGGAAAACAGACTCTCTGAAAGGGGTTGTGCAGGTATGCTCCCtctattatatatcattttttttttttactattttgtatttcatccattttaatattgaaatatgTACCTAA